The following nucleotide sequence is from Triticum urartu cultivar G1812 unplaced genomic scaffold, Tu2.1 TuUngrouped_contig_7459, whole genome shotgun sequence.
CTGTAGATACACGATCTTGTGCGGCCGGTCAATATACTCTCCATGCACTATATCTTCGATTAACTTGGCATTTAATTACTCCTTAAAGCATACCCTTTGCTATTACCGGATAAAATTTTCCTGCTTGTTGAACTTTACCACTTTCAGATACCCATCGTCAACACTTACTTCACGATTCTTGCAGTAGCGGATATACTAATCTGTAATTACGTACACACTTTAAAGTGTGTGAAATACACGTCACAAAATAGATAAACAAAAGCAGCTGATCATTTTTTTATGAAATAACTAGATAGTAATGTAAAAAAAGTAGGACCATATATACATATTTGTAATAAATAACAAAGGAAGAGATAGGACCAGGTAGATGCAGTAAGTTTTAAAAAGTGAAGACCAGTTTAACTAGCTAAATTATAAATTGAAaggataaaaataaaaaataataatgaAAATAGGAACGGACCACTAGATAAAAGTATGCATACAAATGGAAATAGGTGATTAGATAAAAGAGTAGACTAAAAAGAAAAGGAGGACCAAGCCATGATATAGAGAAACATCAACAATTTATACTTATTGCACGACCATCATCAGATCCAAAGAGATGCACCTGTATATTAGTTACATACTCCCTGCGCCCCATAATATAACACATCTTTGCACTTTAATTAAACTGCAAAAAACGTTTTATATTATGGAACGGAGGTAGTACAAAACAAACCTTGCCCGCATCTGCATGATTACATCCTacatgatatgatatggccataagttggttataaataaataatttatatcgATAAACCAGCATTAGAACAACCTGTCCTATCCAGTTATGCAAGATAACTCATATAGCTAAACAACTAGAGGAGGTCGATCGTTGTGCGTTGTAAAGAAATGTAGTCGTCATATAGCTGCTACACGAAGACATGAGGTGTCACCAGCTACCCTTCTCGATTCGACCATATTAAATGTCTTAAGAATCTACAACCATAAACACCAAAATTCGGCTCCCAAATGCTCGCGGACAGTGACCGGACATCAGACCAAAAACATCTGCCACAATTATGAATTTCAAATTAAAACTACTCATCGTTAGAGATGTCGACGATCTTCATGCCCGACGCTGGGTAGACTTGCAAGTGCAACAGCTCTTGCGCCTGTGGAGGCTCTGATCCTCCCCCTTCCACCTCTGCATCCAGTTCGGCGAACAACACCTCTGTCACCGCCTGTTCTTACCGGATGAACTGGCGGTTGGCCTCGACGTAGGCCACATTCTGGATGGACTATAGGATGGCGGTTCGCTCCACCATTTGCATCGCTTGGGCTGTCTTGTAGTACACCTGCGCGTCCGCCATGGCGAAGAACGCAGCcggctccgcctcctcctcctcctcctcctcctcctccagctccggttccgccgcctcctcctcctccagctccggttccaccgcctcctcctccatggGCTTTGCTTTCGGCGTCTGCTCCTACTCGGGCGAGTCTGGAGGAAGGCCCGCAACGAAACAAGCAGCCTGTCTCGCCTGGATCTCCTCCAGCAGCCGCAGACGGCGCTCTGGACTGAGCACGACGTAGGTGGTGATCCGGCGCCTTGGCATGGTATGTCGGGCAGATTGGaagtggcggcggcggagaggagaaAGGGGATATGGGGTGGATAGGATTCGGCTGCCGCCGTCCTCGGTCTTAAATAGCCGGCCTCCTCTCTCGAGCGAAACGTTGGAGCGGTGCCGTGCGACGTGGAGCAGACGACGTGCCCTGTCGGTCAGTATGACATGGCGGACGCGTCCGGGCATGTCCGGGCGTTCCCATATCCACCCCATATATGGATCGGGTATGGGGTGTGCCGGCTGGTCTGGGCGTTTGGGCCAGCTATGGGAAGCCTGGTTGGGTGGCCAAAAGTCGTCCGGGTACTAAATGGGTGGCCCGCGCATTTGGGGCGGGTATGGGGGATCTGGTTGTATGTGCTCTTAGTCACCAATTGGCTATTTTTTTTAAAAGAGCGTCGTCGTTAAGCAGAGACTTTGGAGTATGTCTTAACCATTGAATGAAAGAGCAAGTAGAGGCCCGAAAAACAGGGATGAAAGAGCAAGAATTGGTCACACTTTGCAAATTGTTCTGTTTAAATGGCGAATTTGTCATAAGATACCTAGCGTTGTTTCAAACTACTAGATACAAGTACTATTCATGCTATATTGTCGTCataaatttgtcttttttgccttGAAGTCAACGAGAATCATTCCTTGGCCAAACTTTTTATAGGAGTACAATACCTAGTCATATTTGGTTTAAAAATCTATCCAGAATTTTTTCAACTTTTTTCTGAATTATTAATTTATTTTTGAATATAGGGGGGTGGAGCACCCGAGTGCTCCTAATCCGCTTCCTTGTTTAGTGTATCTAAATAGCTATATTGACTAGACCATTGACGTGACATTATATTTGCATGTTAGGATTTGTTCTCTGCTGGTAGTGACACAAGCTCTAGCACGGTGGAATGGGCAATGATGGAGCTTCTCCAAAACCCATCATCAATGTCTAGAGCTTGCAACGAGCTTGCAAAAGTTATTGGATCCAAAATAAACATTGACGAAGATGATATTGTTCGGTTGCCCTATCTCCAAGCTGTTATAAAAGAGACTTTTAGACTTCATCCTCCTGGCCCGCTCTTGTTGCCACGCAAACCCGAGAGAACATTGCAAATAGCAGGTTACACAATACCTAAAGATTCACGCGTGTTCATAAACATATGGGCGATAGGTCGAGATGATGATGTATGGACTGAACCTGAGAAGTTTATGCCAGAGAGGTTCTTGGGTTCAGCGGTTGATTTTAAGGGTGCCGATtttgagctccttccatttggTGCCGGACGTCGGATCTGCCCTGGAATGCCATTGGCTATTAGGATGATGCATTTGGTCCTCGCTTCGTTGTTAAATCAATTTAAGTGGAGTCTCCCTGTTGAGCTTGAAAGGAATGGGATTGATATGGAAGAAAAGTTTGGCCTATCACTTACGAAGGTCGTGCCTCTTTGTATTGTACCAACACCGATTTGAATTAGAAACAAAATGTGTCCCTACTAAGACTATTTTAAATGTTTTTATTATGTAATAATTCAAATGTATCACCCATGGAATTTATACAATTAATTATGTCACAGTTAAActtttacaaaacttgacttccTCGCAGTGCACATGTTGAATGATATGTTGTTTTTACGCGGAGATATGTTGTGTTATAAAGTTGCTGATCCTACAAAGGTATTCATACATGCCATCCTAGCCACCCAGATTAACATTTTAGGTTTGTACAACACCATGTTGCAAAAAAGTAAATGTGTTTCTTAAAAATACAACATTTCATTCACATGCGATGGATGGTGGATGATCATTCAATGAGATATTATTGAGAGCATTAAAGAGAAGACAAATGATTAACTTAATATGGAAATTTGACCTTTACACCTTATGTATTGTGTTGGAGCAATAGTAATTGTTCTCagagaaacaaaataaaatgcaAAATTGCTTTTCTAAGCTCGAGCACACATGAGCTCGAGTGGAcagtaaaataaaaaaatatcAGAATTTTCATTTGCATCAAACATTGACAAATGTTTTATTTGCTTTCAAAGTGTCATTATGGAATGACATTCATGTAAAACATGGCCAGAAAAAAATGAATGCTCAAATTTTTTGTCAATGTTTGGTACAAAATATCAGATTTGTTATTTTGTACTATTATTTTACTGTCCATCTGAGATCACATGAGTTCGAGCTCAGTTTAGCCACCTCTAATAAAATGTGCATTATAGATTTATAGTGGTTATCCAGCAGTGGTGATACAGATGATGGATCTTTTCAAACATTAGCTGGGCATATATATCATCATGGATAGATGCTTGATTACATATAAAACACATAACCACAAAGGGATGTTTAGCACATAGATGATTACAAAAATCTGAAGCCTATACATGTCTTATTCTTTAGAGCAGGAACAAAAGGGTTAGGGCATCATTGGAACTAAACATGGAGTATACTGCAGACGAAACAAAAAGTGGCTTCTCCAGGGGTCACACATGCATTGTAGGTAAGACAGATCCAACAAAGGTAATTAGAAACGGCCTTTCATAGTTTCCAGCCGTTGTTCTAACTTCATACCTATGAAGCGTAATCTCTTTGCCAATTCCTCAATGCCTATAAGTGCTGCTATCATAACTCCTTTGGTGTCATCCTGTCCTTTTAGGTGACGAACAGTTGTTGTGTTCTGCAGAAAACAAAAGGGTAGAAGTTGATGTGACATAACACATAACATGTGAATAAAGATGACATCCTGGTGGCACTCAAAGAACTCATATGGTTAATTTAAATACTTAATCATATCCAACTCCcaccgttcctaaatataagtcatTTTAAAGATTTCAATGCGGACTACATACAGAacaaaataagtgaatctacattctaaaatatgtctatacatctgtatgtaatttgtattggaatctctaaaaagacttctCATCAAGAAGATCACATACACTTTATCTATCCTGTACAATGAGCATAGGACAAGCTCAGCTAGTGTAACTACCAATTAGCTATGTGATGATCAGCTTATAAGAAAATCAACTTTGATTATGTGTCTTCCGCCAAGACTACTCCAGAAACATGCATGTTGAATGAAATGAACAAACAAATAGCCAAAAGACCATTGACTATCCTTGACTGGCTAGTTGACTAAATGGCTCAGGAAAATAAATTGTCATGACATATTATAAGTAATAAAAAGGCAAAAGGCCACAATATGTGGTACATAATGTTCACGGTCCATCGGCTTCACCAAACACTAAAAAGGGGTAAGCATAAATACACCTCGCTAATCCCATGGAGGCACTTCTCACATCAAAAGGCAAATGAATGAAAACAGACAGGTATCTTGTTTTCCTAGACTGTTGCATCCATGGCGAAATGACTATAGCAAAAAGATGTGTGCTATAGATTTGAAGAAAATACGGGTTCGCCTGTGAGGAATATACTAAAAGTCTACAACAATAATCATAGTGAGGTTAGTAGTTTAGGTCAGGTTTTTTAGTCCTCACAGGTCGACACTCGAGTGGATAATGGCACTACTTCTTCGAGTTTGTCTTTTAGTCCATTTGAACATAGCCGACGAAGCTCTAGCGTAGATTCCTGTCGTCTCCTTGGGGTGATGAGGTTAGGGTTTCTCATCATGTGACGGGATTTGATGTCAGATGCTTCGGATCTAGGCAAGGGTTCAACAATGACAATTGCGGCTCCACGTATTGAACAAGGGGCACATGCATAAAGACTTCCTGGCTAGCGTCCGCGACAGTAGTGGCTATGCGAGATGGTCTTGGAATCTCAATGTAATTTTTATATGTTTGATATGCTTTGTATTTTCAATGAACACTGATAATAGATATGGATCATTTTTGAAAATAATAATTGAGTGGTAAGATTTTGACCGGTCGTCACACTTGTTTATGTGAATAAAACCtattccctccgtcccataatgtaagatgtTTTTTAACACTGATGTAATGTCAAAAAGTATTTTATATTATGGGGCGGAGAGAGTACCTGAGAATAATAGACCCTttagaaagaaaagaaaaactccTTGGGAGTAGAGTTTTTTTTCTCCCCTTCGAATAGATGGCTGGCACCTGCGAGCGCTCAGATATGCATTTTCCGGGTGAGCCACAATATTCACGGGTGCAAGCGGCAGTTCACGGGTGGGCAGGTGCAAGCGGCAGTGGGACACAACATTCACCGGTGGACAGGTGCAAGCGTTGTGGGACACAATGGTTCAGCGGGAGCAAGCGGTAGTCTCCCCCCGGATAAGCCACCATGCACGCGTGTCTGGTGTGTGTGGGTTTGTTTGTGCCCGTGTCCTCTCATGGGGGCAGCCACTCAGTTCAGCTCTGGACAGAGGAGACTAGCGATTTGGATCCGCCATGTTGTTCTGGCCGTCGGTGCTGCTTCCCCAACTGCTTCTTGGGCGGAGGAGGGAGCTCGGCTGCTTCTTGGGCGGAGGAGGGAGCTCGTTCCATCTGTTCGCCCAGCCGCCCAGATCCATGGGGGACATGTCCACGATTCAACGCCCGCCCGACGTTATCACCAAGGTAATAAATATTCCATTCTAATCCATCCACGACTGACTGTTATTTCGATTCTCCTGAAGAAGCATATTCGCTTGATTAGCATGGTCTTCTACAGCAGTATTATGCTCATGCAAATCACCATAGATAGCAGCAGCTAATTCGACTCGATCGAAAAATACTTACAAAAGGCAAGCTAACATATCATGTACAAAACTGAGATTAATTGAGAATTTTAGTTGTTTGTAAGACCTTCTATAAGATATTGATAGTTTGTTAGAACATTCAGATGTCATTTTGCTTATCAATTTTTTGGGCCGGACCACCCTGCTGTCAAATGCTAACTCCGCCACTGCCAAGGAGGTATATAACTATCCTAGTTCTGAAATTTAAAAATGAAGTACAAAGTCCGAAGACAGTATATGTAAGAGAACTTGCAATAACTGCAAAGTTCCAAGGTCTAATACAAGAACATGGAAATTTGCATCTGTACAAAAGATCCCCTATGTTTGTCATCGGAAACACTATATACCAAAAAGGATGGCCGTGCCAAAATCATTTTATATTTATATTGAATGAGAGAAAATGATGCATTGCAATGATTCCAATTATCTTATATTTATATCATTGTAAAACCTCCTCATCAAGAAGACTACATACACTTTATTTCTGCTATACAATGTGCATCAGTACCTTCTAGGTAAAAAGAATCAGGCAGTGCAACTATCAATTAGCTATGCGATGTTCTAGCTTATAAGAAAATCAACTTTGACTGCATGTCTTATGGCAGGTAAGAGTATTCCAGAAACATGTATGTCAAAATGAAACAAATAAAGAACCATTATTGTGGTTGAATGTTAACGCAATCATATTGAGTTAGCCAGGATACTAGTCAGTTAGTATAGCTAGTCTGTTAGTATCTCCTATAGCTTATCTAGCACGAGATAGAGTTGTTCCT
It contains:
- the LOC125531551 gene encoding geraniol 8-hydroxylase-like, producing the protein MADASGHVRAFPYPPHIWIGYGVCRLVWAFGPAMGSLVGWPKVVRDLFSAGSDTSSSTVEWAMMELLQNPSSMSRACNELAKVIGSKINIDEDDIVRLPYLQAVIKETFRLHPPGPLLLPRKPERTLQIAGYTIPKDSRVFINIWAIGRDDDVWTEPEKFMPERFLGSAVDFKGADFELLPFGAGRRICPGMPLAIRMMHLVLASLLNQFKWSLPVELERNGIDMEEKFGLSLTKVVPLCIVPTPI